In Streptomyces sp. SID8374, one genomic interval encodes:
- a CDS encoding zinc ribbon domain-containing protein — MPQARIPVVAGWFTEDTAEEEFRLLGTRCSGCRSVHFPREDGHCRNPGCPGGELEEVPLSKRGTVWSCTDGRYRPPPPYVSDPEVPWTPYTLVAVELAAERMVVLGQAAPGVGVDDLPVGSVVEVVPGVLDEDPAAGTVHTTWNWRPVAVKDSLS, encoded by the coding sequence TTGCCGCAAGCGCGCATACCCGTGGTGGCCGGTTGGTTCACCGAGGACACCGCGGAGGAGGAGTTCCGGCTGCTGGGCACGCGCTGCTCGGGGTGCCGGTCGGTCCACTTCCCCCGCGAGGACGGCCACTGCCGCAATCCGGGCTGCCCGGGCGGGGAGTTGGAGGAGGTGCCGCTGTCGAAGCGGGGCACGGTGTGGTCCTGCACCGACGGGCGCTACCGCCCCCCTCCCCCGTACGTCAGCGATCCCGAGGTGCCCTGGACGCCGTACACCCTGGTCGCCGTGGAGCTGGCGGCCGAGCGCATGGTGGTGCTGGGGCAGGCCGCGCCCGGAGTGGGTGTGGACGATCTTCCCGTCGGCTCGGTGGTGGAAGTGGTGCCGGGCGTCCTGGACGAGGACCCGGCGGCCGGCACCGTACACACGACGTGGAACTGGCGGCCCGTCGCGGTGAAGGATTCCCTGTCGTGA
- a CDS encoding glycoside hydrolase family 31 protein, with protein MDGRDLVRRVRLVGSVRGLRTVRAAWRRRSADARALPARGAERARVPGALEGAEPGPGGGVVRFARSELRIRVAVGGAVFWAWDGADPLPSYALAGEVPAADPRAVLEPDKDGGWQVVSERLTVVVSRTGAVELRTPGGVLLRRELPPRWWEPVGGGAVRWVQRSEVPADARFFGLGGRASGPRLRDGAYGLWNTDPGGRFGPGDDPLYLTMPVQVVVSDAGTHLAFHDNTWAGRVVVREGEEGAGSGHDRPGTCEVRMEGGPLRCWVVAGTPARVLRGWTALTGAPAVPPSWALGPQHARWGFGSEREVRRVVAGYRERGLPLSVLHLDIDHYDAHRVFTVDRERFPALPELAKELRDEGVRLVSIVDPAVKAAPGDAVFDAGVALGERGAYVRDARGRVVVGEVWPGACVYPDFTDPVVREWWGSLYEERLAQGFSGVWHDMNEPVSFAAFGDTSLPRSARHVLEGAGGDHREAHNVYGLAMARAGYEGLLRLRPEERPFLFSRSGWAGMQRYGGTWSGDVSTGWPGLRASLSLVLGLGLCGVPYSGPDVGGFDGFPSPELYLRWFQLGAYLPLFRTHSAIDAGRREPWEFGPEVLEHARAALVERERLHPYFVTLSQVARLSGAPYVRPLWWAAPGDRALRGCEDTFLLGDALLVAPVMEAGADRRVVRLPRGRWYDTATGRAYEGPGQVVVDAPLSRVPVLARAGAVVPVRDADGDLELEVWAPAPGRTGDGLVVRDPGDGWAEAEVERYVSRWEGDRVVVERDGGEGAGAVGLPVRVRGVAE; from the coding sequence ATGGACGGTCGTGACCTGGTGCGTCGGGTGAGGTTGGTCGGTTCGGTACGGGGGCTGCGCACGGTGCGCGCGGCCTGGCGGCGCCGGTCGGCGGATGCGCGTGCGCTGCCCGCGCGCGGTGCGGAGCGGGCCCGGGTGCCCGGTGCGCTGGAGGGGGCGGAGCCGGGTCCCGGCGGGGGTGTGGTGCGGTTCGCCCGTTCGGAACTGCGGATCCGGGTGGCGGTGGGCGGTGCGGTGTTCTGGGCGTGGGACGGGGCGGATCCGCTGCCGTCGTACGCGTTGGCGGGTGAGGTGCCCGCGGCGGATCCGCGGGCGGTGCTGGAGCCGGACAAGGACGGCGGCTGGCAGGTCGTTTCCGAGCGGCTGACCGTGGTGGTGTCGCGGACCGGTGCGGTGGAGCTGCGGACGCCGGGCGGAGTGCTGCTGCGGCGGGAGCTGCCGCCGCGCTGGTGGGAGCCGGTGGGCGGGGGCGCGGTGCGGTGGGTGCAGCGGTCGGAGGTCCCGGCGGACGCGCGGTTCTTCGGGCTCGGCGGGCGGGCGTCGGGGCCCCGGCTGCGGGACGGGGCGTACGGGCTGTGGAACACGGACCCGGGCGGGCGGTTCGGGCCGGGGGACGATCCGCTGTATCTGACGATGCCGGTGCAGGTGGTGGTGTCGGACGCGGGCACCCATCTGGCGTTCCACGACAACACCTGGGCGGGCCGGGTCGTGGTGCGCGAGGGCGAGGAGGGCGCGGGCTCCGGGCACGACCGGCCGGGCACGTGCGAGGTGCGGATGGAGGGCGGTCCGCTGCGGTGCTGGGTGGTGGCGGGGACGCCGGCCCGGGTGCTGCGGGGATGGACGGCGCTGACGGGCGCCCCGGCGGTGCCGCCGTCGTGGGCGCTGGGGCCGCAGCACGCCCGGTGGGGTTTCGGGAGTGAGCGGGAGGTGCGCCGGGTGGTGGCCGGGTACCGGGAGCGGGGGCTTCCGCTGTCGGTGCTGCATCTGGACATCGACCACTACGACGCGCACCGGGTGTTCACGGTCGACCGGGAGCGGTTCCCTGCCCTGCCCGAGCTGGCGAAGGAGCTGCGCGACGAGGGCGTACGGCTGGTGTCGATCGTGGATCCGGCGGTGAAGGCGGCGCCGGGGGACGCGGTGTTCGACGCGGGTGTGGCGCTCGGGGAGCGCGGGGCGTACGTCCGGGACGCGCGGGGGCGGGTCGTGGTGGGCGAGGTGTGGCCCGGGGCCTGCGTCTATCCGGATTTCACCGATCCGGTTGTGCGGGAATGGTGGGGATCTCTGTATGAAGAGCGGCTTGCGCAGGGCTTCTCAGGGGTCTGGCACGACATGAACGAGCCGGTGTCGTTCGCCGCGTTCGGGGATACGTCGCTGCCGCGTTCGGCCCGGCACGTCCTGGAGGGCGCGGGCGGCGACCACCGCGAGGCGCACAACGTGTACGGGCTGGCGATGGCGCGCGCCGGGTACGAGGGGCTGCTCCGGCTGCGCCCCGAGGAGCGGCCGTTCCTCTTCTCGCGCTCGGGGTGGGCGGGGATGCAGAGGTACGGGGGCACCTGGTCCGGTGATGTGTCGACCGGGTGGCCGGGGCTGCGGGCCTCGCTGTCGCTGGTGCTGGGTCTCGGGCTGTGCGGGGTGCCGTACTCGGGTCCGGATGTGGGCGGGTTCGACGGGTTCCCGTCGCCGGAGCTGTATCTGCGGTGGTTCCAGCTGGGCGCGTACCTGCCGCTGTTCCGGACCCATTCGGCGATCGACGCAGGGCGCCGGGAGCCGTGGGAGTTCGGGCCCGAGGTGCTGGAGCACGCGCGGGCGGCGCTGGTGGAACGGGAGCGGCTGCACCCGTACTTCGTGACGCTGTCGCAGGTGGCGCGGCTGTCGGGGGCGCCCTATGTGCGGCCGCTGTGGTGGGCGGCACCGGGTGACCGGGCGCTGCGGGGGTGCGAGGACACGTTTCTGCTGGGCGATGCACTGCTGGTGGCGCCGGTGATGGAGGCCGGGGCGGACCGGCGGGTGGTGCGGCTGCCCCGGGGGCGCTGGTACGACACGGCGACCGGGCGGGCGTACGAGGGGCCGGGGCAGGTGGTGGTCGACGCGCCGCTCTCCCGCGTTCCGGTGCTGGCCCGGGCGGGGGCCGTCGTTCCGGTGCGGGACGCCGACGGTGACCTGGAGCTGGAGGTGTGGGCGCCGGCGCCTGGGCGCACCGGGGACGGGCTGGTGGTTCGAGACCCGGGTGACGGGTGGGCCGAGGCCGAGGTGGAGCGATATGTGTCGCGGTGGGAGGGCGACCGGGTCGTGGTGGAGCGGGACGGTGGCGAGGGGGCGGGGGCGGTGGGGCTTCCGGTGCGGGTGCGGGGGGTGGCGGAGTAG
- a CDS encoding NUDIX domain-containing protein, producing MSEPTDSPAPTTGRQPTPYVRDSHCSTCGAPYTGLAAPGTWPRTCPRCGTTAYRNPLPVAVALLPVTGPGSAGLVVITRTIQPQKGGTALPGGFIDHAEDWRRAVVRELREETGIEADEQDVRLADALSDTAGHLLLFGLLPQRPLASLPPSVPTHETSGYEILHAPRPLAFPLHTEAVDAWFAGRYG from the coding sequence GTGTCCGAGCCCACCGACAGCCCCGCCCCGACGACCGGTCGGCAGCCGACCCCGTACGTCAGGGACTCCCACTGCTCCACCTGCGGAGCCCCCTACACCGGCCTGGCCGCCCCCGGCACCTGGCCCCGCACCTGCCCCCGCTGCGGCACCACCGCCTACCGCAACCCGCTCCCGGTCGCCGTGGCCCTGCTCCCCGTGACCGGACCGGGCTCGGCCGGACTCGTCGTCATCACGCGCACCATCCAGCCGCAGAAGGGCGGCACGGCGCTGCCCGGCGGCTTCATCGACCACGCCGAGGACTGGCGCCGCGCGGTCGTCCGCGAACTGCGCGAGGAGACCGGGATCGAGGCCGACGAACAGGACGTCCGCCTCGCCGACGCCCTCAGCGACACCGCCGGCCACCTCCTGCTCTTCGGCCTCCTCCCGCAACGCCCCCTCGCGAGCCTGCCGCCCTCCGTCCCCACCCACGAGACATCGGGGTACGAGATCCTCCACGCCCCGCGCCCGCTGGCCTTCCCGCTGCACACGGAAGCGGTGGACGCCTGGTTCGCGGGCCGCTACGGCTGA
- a CDS encoding acetoacetate--CoA ligase — MTSATPDAPLWQPSPERIEAAAVTRFQAWAASRFGAPADGGYEALHRWSVEELDTFWQAVAEWFDIRFSTPYESVLGDRTMPGATWFPGATLNYAEHALRTAEDPARADTPALLYVDETHTQVPISWSDLRRQVGALAAELRALGVTPGDRVSGYLPNIPQAVVAFLATAAVGGVWTSCAPDFGARSVLDRFQQIEPVVLFTVDGYRYGGKEHDRTETVAELRRELPTLRAVVHIPLLGTDAPEGALAWAALTSADTEPVFEQVPFDHPLWVLYSSGTTGLPKAIVQSQGGILLEHFKQLGLHCDLGPEDRFFWYTSTGWMMWNFLVSGLLTGTTVVLYDGSPGYPDVSAQWRVAEQTGATLYGTSAAYVMACRKADIHPGRDYDLSRVQCVATTGSPLPPDGFRWLHDEVAEDLWIASVSGGTDVCSCFAGAVPTLPVHIGELQAPCLGTDLQSWDPAGKPLTNEVGELVVTNPLPSMPIRFWNDPDGSRYHDSYFDMYPGVWRHGDWITITDHGSVIIHGRSDSTLNRQGVRMGSADIYEAVERLPEIRESLVIGLEEPDGGYWMPLFVHLAEGATLDDDLRAAIKATIRENLSPRHVPDEVIEVPAIPHTLTGKRIEVPVKRLLQGTELAKAVNPGSVDNLDLLHFYAELAASRRR, encoded by the coding sequence ATGACCTCAGCCACGCCCGACGCCCCCCTCTGGCAACCCAGCCCCGAGCGCATCGAGGCCGCGGCCGTGACCCGCTTCCAGGCGTGGGCCGCGAGCCGCTTCGGAGCTCCGGCCGACGGCGGGTACGAGGCCCTGCACCGCTGGTCCGTCGAGGAACTCGACACCTTCTGGCAGGCCGTCGCCGAGTGGTTCGACATCCGCTTCTCGACGCCGTACGAGAGCGTCCTCGGCGACCGCACCATGCCCGGCGCCACCTGGTTCCCCGGCGCCACCCTCAACTACGCCGAACACGCCCTGCGCACCGCTGAGGACCCGGCCCGCGCCGACACCCCGGCCCTCCTGTACGTCGACGAGACCCACACCCAGGTCCCCATCAGCTGGTCCGACCTCCGCCGCCAGGTCGGCGCGCTGGCCGCCGAACTCCGCGCCCTCGGCGTCACCCCCGGCGACCGGGTCAGCGGCTACCTCCCCAACATCCCGCAGGCCGTCGTCGCCTTCCTCGCCACCGCGGCCGTCGGCGGCGTCTGGACCTCCTGCGCCCCCGACTTCGGCGCCCGCAGCGTCCTGGACCGCTTCCAGCAGATCGAACCCGTCGTCCTCTTCACCGTCGACGGCTACCGCTACGGCGGCAAGGAGCACGACCGTACGGAGACCGTCGCCGAACTCCGCCGCGAACTGCCCACCCTCCGCGCCGTCGTCCACATCCCGCTGCTCGGCACCGACGCCCCCGAAGGCGCCCTCGCCTGGGCCGCCCTCACCTCCGCCGACACCGAGCCGGTCTTCGAACAGGTCCCCTTCGACCACCCGCTCTGGGTCCTGTACTCCTCCGGCACCACCGGCCTGCCCAAGGCCATCGTCCAGTCCCAGGGCGGCATCCTGCTCGAACACTTCAAGCAGCTCGGCCTGCACTGCGACCTCGGCCCCGAGGACCGCTTCTTCTGGTACACCTCCACCGGCTGGATGATGTGGAACTTCCTCGTCTCCGGCCTCCTCACCGGCACCACCGTCGTCCTGTACGACGGCAGCCCCGGCTACCCGGACGTCAGCGCCCAGTGGCGGGTCGCCGAACAGACCGGCGCCACCCTCTACGGCACCTCCGCCGCGTACGTCATGGCCTGCCGCAAGGCCGACATCCACCCCGGCCGCGACTACGACCTCTCCCGCGTCCAGTGCGTCGCCACCACCGGCTCCCCGCTCCCGCCCGACGGCTTCCGCTGGCTCCACGACGAGGTGGCCGAGGACCTCTGGATCGCCTCGGTCAGCGGCGGCACCGACGTCTGCAGCTGCTTCGCCGGAGCCGTCCCCACGCTCCCGGTCCACATCGGCGAGCTCCAGGCCCCGTGCCTCGGCACCGACCTCCAGTCCTGGGACCCGGCAGGCAAGCCCCTCACCAACGAGGTCGGCGAACTGGTCGTCACCAACCCGCTCCCGTCCATGCCGATCCGCTTCTGGAACGACCCCGACGGCTCCCGCTACCACGACAGCTACTTCGACATGTACCCCGGCGTCTGGCGCCACGGCGACTGGATCACCATCACCGACCACGGCTCGGTGATCATCCACGGCCGCTCCGACTCCACCCTGAACCGCCAAGGCGTCCGCATGGGCTCCGCCGACATCTACGAGGCCGTCGAACGGCTCCCCGAGATCCGCGAGTCCCTGGTCATCGGCCTCGAAGAACCCGACGGCGGGTACTGGATGCCGCTCTTCGTCCACCTCGCCGAAGGCGCCACCCTCGACGACGACCTGCGCGCCGCGATCAAGGCGACCATCCGCGAGAACCTCTCCCCGCGCCACGTACCGGACGAGGTCATCGAGGTCCCCGCCATCCCGCACACCCTCACCGGCAAGCGCATCGAGGTCCCGGTCAAGCGCCTGCTCCAGGGCACGGAGCTGGCCAAGGCGGTCAACCCGGGCTCGGTCGACAACCTCGACCTGCTCCACTTCTACGCCGAACTGGCCGCGAGCCGCCGCCGCTAG
- a CDS encoding DUF962 domain-containing protein translates to MSQQTFDTYEEFWPYYVAMHSRAATRWVHLTGTLTGLAITAYGLARGRRRYLAALPLIGYGTAWPAHFLIEKNNPATFGRPAWSLRGDAQMIGMMLAGRDAELAETAAKWLAENG, encoded by the coding sequence ATGTCACAGCAGACGTTCGATACGTACGAGGAATTCTGGCCTTACTACGTCGCGATGCACTCCCGTGCCGCCACCCGCTGGGTCCATCTGACCGGCACGCTCACCGGCCTCGCGATCACCGCTTACGGGCTGGCGCGGGGGCGGAGGCGGTATCTGGCAGCGCTGCCGCTGATCGGGTACGGCACGGCCTGGCCCGCGCACTTCCTGATCGAGAAGAACAACCCGGCGACGTTCGGGCGCCCGGCGTGGTCGCTGCGCGGGGACGCGCAGATGATCGGGATGATGCTGGCCGGCCGGGACGCCGAGCTGGCGGAGACCGCGGCGAAGTGGCTGGCCGAGAACGGCTGA
- a CDS encoding lipid-transfer protein, translated as MTGDVAVLGAGMHPWGKWGRGFVAYGRAAARAALDDAGIGWPEVGSVVGAQTVRGGYPGYVAGATFARALGWQGARVTSVYAACASGAQAINTARAQILAGMADVVLVVGADAAPKGFFAPAGGERPDDPDWLRFRVLGATNPAYFGLYARRRMALYGDTPEDFALVKVKNAAAGALNEYARYRTPVTAGQVAASAVVADPLRLLDICATSDGGAALVLCSMEFARHRGVAEPVRIRAVSTVTPTFPRTVLDLPDIGTDSAVAVEPSPESFRSSIARAAYEEAGIGPEDLSLAEVYDLSTALELEWYEDIGLCGPGEGAKLVREGVTALGGRIPVNVSGGLASFGEAVPAQAIAQVCELTWQLRGRAGDRQVPGARVGITANQGLFGHGSAVIAAR; from the coding sequence GTGACCGGCGATGTGGCCGTCCTCGGGGCCGGGATGCACCCGTGGGGCAAGTGGGGGCGCGGCTTTGTCGCGTACGGGCGTGCCGCCGCGCGCGCCGCTCTCGACGACGCGGGCATCGGGTGGCCCGAGGTGGGGTCGGTGGTCGGCGCGCAGACCGTCCGGGGCGGCTATCCGGGGTACGTGGCCGGGGCGACGTTCGCCCGGGCGCTGGGGTGGCAGGGGGCGCGGGTGACCTCCGTCTACGCGGCGTGCGCGTCGGGGGCGCAGGCGATCAACACCGCGCGGGCCCAGATCCTGGCGGGGATGGCGGACGTGGTCCTGGTGGTGGGGGCCGACGCGGCGCCCAAGGGGTTCTTCGCCCCGGCGGGCGGGGAGCGGCCGGACGACCCGGACTGGCTGCGCTTCCGGGTCCTCGGGGCGACCAACCCGGCGTACTTCGGGCTGTACGCCCGCCGCCGGATGGCGCTGTACGGGGATACGCCGGAGGACTTCGCGCTGGTCAAGGTGAAGAACGCGGCGGCGGGGGCGCTCAACGAGTACGCCCGCTACCGGACTCCGGTGACCGCCGGGCAGGTTGCCGCCTCGGCCGTCGTCGCCGATCCGCTGCGGCTGCTGGACATCTGCGCCACCTCCGACGGGGGTGCCGCGCTGGTGCTGTGCAGCATGGAGTTCGCGCGCCACCGCGGGGTGGCCGAACCGGTGCGGATCCGGGCCGTCTCCACCGTGACGCCGACGTTCCCGAGGACCGTCCTCGATCTGCCGGACATCGGCACCGACTCGGCGGTCGCCGTGGAGCCGTCGCCGGAGAGCTTCCGGTCCTCGATCGCCCGGGCGGCGTACGAGGAGGCGGGGATCGGGCCGGAGGATCTGTCGCTGGCGGAGGTCTACGACCTGTCCACGGCACTGGAGTTGGAGTGGTACGAGGACATCGGGCTCTGCGGTCCGGGCGAGGGCGCGAAGCTGGTACGGGAGGGGGTCACCGCGCTGGGCGGCCGGATCCCGGTCAATGTGAGCGGCGGGCTCGCCTCGTTCGGCGAGGCCGTTCCCGCCCAGGCGATCGCCCAAGTCTGCGAGCTGACCTGGCAGTTGCGCGGCCGGGCCGGAGACCGGCAGGTACCGGGTGCGAGGGTGGGCATCACGGCCAACCAGGGGCTGTTCGGGCACGGCTCGGCGGTGATCGCGGCCCGGTGA
- a CDS encoding ATP/GTP-binding protein has protein sequence MAFGRSSRVKQRPVEPVTLKILVAGGFGVGKTTAVGAVSEIRPLRTEERLSEAGRPVDDLEGVESKTTTTVAMDFGRITLREDLVLYLFGTPGQDRFWFLWDELAQGALGAVVLADTRRLEDCFAAVDYFERRRIPFAVAVNCFEGAGKFPAETVRAALDLDPEVEVLLCDARDRSSVRDVLVAVVEHALERASRDRRPVAT, from the coding sequence CCGCGTCAAGCAGCGGCCCGTCGAGCCCGTCACCCTGAAGATCCTGGTGGCGGGAGGGTTCGGCGTCGGCAAGACGACCGCGGTCGGTGCGGTCAGCGAGATCAGACCGCTGCGTACGGAGGAGCGCCTGAGCGAGGCGGGCCGCCCGGTGGACGATCTGGAGGGGGTCGAGTCCAAGACCACCACCACGGTCGCCATGGACTTCGGCCGGATCACGCTCCGCGAGGATTTGGTCCTCTACCTCTTCGGCACACCGGGCCAGGACCGCTTCTGGTTCCTCTGGGACGAGCTGGCGCAGGGCGCCCTGGGGGCGGTCGTCCTCGCCGACACCCGGCGGCTGGAGGACTGCTTCGCCGCGGTCGACTACTTCGAACGCCGCCGGATCCCGTTCGCGGTGGCCGTCAACTGCTTCGAGGGGGCTGGGAAGTTCCCCGCCGAGACGGTGCGGGCCGCCCTCGATCTCGACCCCGAGGTCGAGGTGCTGCTGTGCGACGCGCGGGACCGCTCCTCGGTACGCGACGTCCTGGTCGCGGTGGTGGAGCACGCCCTGGAACGTGCCTCACGGGACCGCAGGCCCGTCGCCACCTGA
- a CDS encoding M15 family metallopeptidase — MTGMRTALRALATAAAATALLATSAVSPAPAQARPEPKAPEGFVALRSVDPTIIQEMRYTTAHTFLGERVDGYRQPVCILTRPAARALHLAQKRLLRQGYSLKVYDCYRPQRAVDHFVRWAKDLDDQSMKGEFYPLVDKSRLFEDGYIAEKSGHSRGSTVDLTLVRLPALPTRPYRPGERLTPCFAPKGERFPDNSVDMGTGYDCFDTLSHTDDPRIQGAQRANRQFLKRTLTEAGFVNLPEEWWHFTYKPELFPDTYFDFPVDRRSVAGR, encoded by the coding sequence ATGACAGGAATGCGTACCGCTCTCCGCGCCCTGGCCACCGCGGCCGCCGCCACTGCTCTGCTCGCCACCTCGGCTGTCTCCCCCGCGCCTGCCCAGGCCCGACCCGAACCGAAGGCGCCCGAGGGGTTCGTGGCGTTGCGTTCGGTGGATCCGACGATCATCCAGGAGATGCGCTACACCACGGCGCACACCTTCCTCGGTGAGCGCGTCGACGGCTACCGGCAGCCGGTCTGCATCCTGACCCGGCCCGCCGCCCGTGCGCTGCATCTGGCGCAGAAGCGGCTGCTGCGGCAGGGGTATTCGCTGAAGGTGTACGACTGTTACCGGCCGCAGCGGGCGGTGGACCACTTCGTGCGCTGGGCGAAGGACCTCGACGACCAGTCCATGAAGGGGGAGTTCTATCCGCTGGTCGACAAGAGCCGGTTGTTCGAGGACGGTTACATCGCGGAGAAGTCCGGGCACAGCAGGGGCAGCACGGTGGACCTGACGCTGGTGCGGCTGCCGGCCCTGCCGACCAGGCCGTACCGTCCGGGCGAGCGGCTGACGCCCTGCTTCGCGCCGAAGGGTGAGCGGTTCCCCGACAACTCGGTGGACATGGGCACCGGTTACGACTGCTTCGACACCCTGTCGCACACGGACGATCCCCGCATACAGGGGGCGCAGCGCGCCAACCGGCAGTTCCTGAAGCGGACGTTGACCGAGGCGGGGTTCGTGAACCTGCCCGAGGAGTGGTGGCACTTCACCTACAAGCCCGAGCTGTTCCCGGACACCTACTTCGACTTCCCGGTCGATCGCCGGTCGGTCGCCGGGCGCTGA